From Syntrophorhabdaceae bacterium, one genomic window encodes:
- a CDS encoding type II toxin-antitoxin system PemK/MazF family toxin — translation MKQYIPEKGDFIAVTFDPQSGHEQKGRRPALVVSNTLFNQRTGLAIVCPITNTDRAYPFHVAITDNPDVRGFVMTEQVKSIDFHARKAKLIGRASGDILDEVLSILDACIY, via the coding sequence GTGAAGCAGTATATTCCCGAAAAGGGAGATTTCATTGCCGTTACCTTTGATCCCCAGTCTGGTCATGAACAGAAAGGCCGCCGCCCCGCGCTTGTTGTAAGTAACACCCTCTTTAACCAACGAACAGGTCTTGCAATCGTGTGCCCCATAACAAACACCGATCGTGCTTACCCTTTTCATGTGGCCATCACCGACAACCCGGATGTCAGGGGATTCGTAATGACTGAACAGGTGAAGTCCATAGATTTCCATGCACGTAAAGCAAAACTTATCGGAAGGGCTTCAGGCGACATACTTGACGAGGTTCTGTCAATACTTGATGCCTGCATCTATTGA
- a CDS encoding DUF2141 domain-containing protein yields the protein MFFKRLILIAALFLLPGAQVLAQQATFKVSGEIVFPKTGNLFVQLITREEFDSGKDAGFGVVVAVGPEDIKKGRAPFSFTGVPKGIYGIRCFQDVNGTGKMEKGIFGPKEPWGTYRPARPTFHAPRFDEIAFEVNKDIKDIEIELK from the coding sequence ATGTTTTTCAAGAGACTGATCCTGATCGCCGCGCTCTTTCTTCTGCCGGGTGCACAAGTGCTTGCGCAGCAGGCAACCTTTAAAGTAAGTGGTGAGATAGTCTTCCCCAAGACAGGCAATCTTTTTGTCCAGCTTATTACCAGGGAAGAGTTCGATAGCGGCAAGGATGCCGGATTCGGCGTTGTTGTCGCTGTCGGCCCTGAGGACATCAAAAAGGGCAGGGCGCCATTTTCTTTTACCGGTGTCCCTAAAGGTATCTACGGCATACGCTGTTTCCAGGACGTGAACGGGACGGGCAAGATGGAGAAAGGGATATTCGGTCCCAAAGAGCCATGGGGCACATACAGGCCCGCACGGCCAACATTCCACGCACCTCGCTTCGACGAGATCGCATTTGAAGTGAACAAAGACATCAAAGACATCGAGATCGAATTAAAATAG
- a CDS encoding flavodoxin family protein, with protein MKVIGFNGSARKDGNTAILINYVFGELKKERIDTELVQFAGKNIKGCTACMKCSKTKDMRCVIKNDPFNEYLEKMAAADGVILGAPTYITDIPSNMKAFIERASLVLRASGEPLRRKPGAAVIAVRRVGAIHAYDTLNHFFLFRQMIVPGSIYWNMGIGRDKGEVEKDAEGIETMKVLGQNMAWLLKKLHK; from the coding sequence ATGAAGGTTATCGGATTTAACGGAAGCGCCCGTAAAGACGGCAACACTGCTATTCTCATCAACTATGTATTCGGGGAACTGAAAAAGGAACGAATAGATACTGAGCTTGTACAGTTTGCTGGGAAAAATATCAAGGGTTGTACCGCTTGCATGAAATGTTCCAAGACAAAGGACATGCGGTGCGTCATAAAAAATGACCCCTTTAACGAGTACCTCGAAAAGATGGCTGCTGCGGACGGTGTCATTCTCGGGGCTCCCACGTATATCACTGACATCCCGTCAAATATGAAGGCCTTCATCGAACGTGCAAGCTTAGTCTTAAGGGCAAGCGGTGAACCCCTGCGCCGCAAACCAGGGGCCGCGGTCATAGCTGTGCGCCGCGTCGGCGCTATCCATGCCTATGACACGCTGAACCACTTTTTTCTCTTCAGGCAGATGATCGTTCCTGGTTCCATTTACTGGAACATGGGAATCGGCAGGGATAAAGGTGAAGTGGAAAAAGACGCGGAAGGGATCGAGACGATGAAGGTCCTCGGACAGAACATGGCGTGGCTTTTGAAGAAATTGCATAAATAG
- a CDS encoding TMEM165/GDT1 family protein: MTAYIASMVLVVLAEMGDKTQLLAMAFATRFRWQTVMWGVFVATLCNHLFAVLAGHYLTMVIPLNYIKIAAAASFILFGLWTLRGDALDNEDKRFNFNPFWTVAVAFFFAEMGDKTQLATVALATKYNNIVHIWLGTTTGMLIADAIGIIVGIVLGKKIPERFVKWFAATIFIIFGILGLYDALPRHILTFPILVPSAIVLLLLILLVIRLNKKRY, encoded by the coding sequence ATGACAGCATATATCGCGTCGATGGTCCTTGTTGTTCTTGCCGAGATGGGAGACAAAACGCAACTCCTTGCCATGGCCTTCGCAACAAGATTCCGGTGGCAGACGGTCATGTGGGGGGTGTTTGTCGCAACACTTTGCAACCACCTTTTCGCTGTCCTCGCCGGTCATTACCTGACAATGGTCATACCGCTCAATTATATCAAGATCGCCGCAGCAGCGTCGTTTATACTCTTCGGACTCTGGACACTCCGGGGAGACGCGCTGGACAACGAAGACAAGCGTTTTAACTTCAACCCTTTCTGGACCGTTGCCGTTGCCTTTTTCTTTGCCGAGATGGGTGATAAGACGCAACTTGCGACAGTGGCCCTTGCGACAAAATACAACAATATCGTTCATATCTGGCTTGGAACAACGACAGGCATGCTCATCGCGGATGCTATCGGTATAATTGTCGGTATTGTGCTTGGTAAAAAAATTCCCGAGAGATTCGTGAAATGGTTTGCGGCAACGATCTTTATTATATTCGGTATACTGGGTCTTTACGATGCCCTGCCAAGGCACATCCTGACCTTCCCCATCCTTGTTCCATCCGCCATAGTCCTTCTGCTCCTCATACTTCTTGTGATCCGTCTGAACAAAAAAAGGTATTAG